Genomic segment of Candidatus Bathyarchaeota archaeon:
CTCGTCAAACCATGGGTTGTTATCTTGAAAACGGTTCTGCCCCTCTGACCTATGCTCAGCTTCAGGTCTGTGGGCTCCCCTAAAATGCATGCCTTGGGCCTCGGCATTCTCCTCTCGATTATCTCTCTTAGGGCTACACCTTCATTTGTCTCCTCGTGAACCACACATGCCACGACCACCTTTTCAGAGGGCTCCGAGGCCGCGCAGCCGTATATCATGGCTGCTAGGGAGGCTTTCATGTCGACTGCTCCCCGTCCATAGACCAAGTCTCCATCGATCTCCGCCGCATAGGGTGGATGACTCCAGCTCTTTGGAGAGCCCTCTGAGACATGATCCATGTGGCCGTCGAATATTACCGGCCTCTCCCCCTCTCCCAGAGTCCCTATAACACTTCCCATCTCATCCACTGTGACATCGTACCCAAGGATTTCCATACTCTCAACTATGAGCTCAGCAAGTTTCTCCTCATGCCCTGAGAGGCTTGGCGTCTCGATCAGCCTCCTCAGAAAATCTATCATATGGGGCTCGTTATCTTTCAGCCTTCTGAGACACCTCTCCATCATCCCCCTCTGGACCTCCTTTAGCCTATGAGCCTTCCGAATCTGTCCACCTCCTGCCTCCTGATCCTGGTGCTCGAGACCGGCTTGCCATCCTCTGCTAGTATCATCTTGATGCAGAAGATGAGGAGGGGCTTCAGCCCCCTCTTGGTTCTAAGCTGGTTTATCTCCTCGGCCCTCCACTCCGTCTCCTCGCTGACCACTATGCCCTCCATCTCCTCGCTATCTACTGTTGGCCCATATGGGTCGTCGAGGGGTATTATCTCAGCCCTACCTAGGAGGCCATTCTCGGAGAGGAATTGCTTTAGCTCCTTGAGCCTCTTCTCGTAACAGTCCACGTGGTGATCCTTATGCATCGCCCTCGCGAACTCGTCGGAGGTCAAACCTATGATAACCCTTTCGGCGACATTGAAGGCCTCGAGGAGCAGAGCGTGGTGTCCGATATGCAGGGCGTCGAAGGTTCCTCCCACGCTTACGAGTTTTAAACGCGCCTCCATGCCAGTCCAGCTCTTCTTCTTTTACACCTTTAATCTGGGCTCCACGAATAGAGGCTCTAGGAGTATAAATCAGATATCTTAGGTAATTTTAAATAAATTTCTCTTCACCTTTAATATAATAAAGGGGCGTCAAATGATTTGGCCGAGCTTTCAAGTCGTATATCTGGTTTCTATAGGCTTGGGCTTGAGGAGAGGCTGAAGGTAATAGCATCTAGGACAGGCCTATCCAAAGAGGAGATGGAGAATCTCAGGTCGGGTGGGGGCCTCAGCCTAGAGGTTGCAGATAGGATGATCGAGAATGTAATCGGAACCATGGCTTACCCCTTCGCGGTAGCCGTGAACTTCAGGATCAACGGGCGGGACTACCTAGTTCCCATGGTTCTTGAGGAGCCTTCCGTCGTCGCGGCGGCCAGCAACATGGCCAGGCTGATGAGGGAGGGGGATGGGATCAAGGCCTGGAGCAGCGAGCCGATAATGATAGGTCAGATACAGGTAGTTGAAGTGCCCGACATGGAGAAGGCTGAGAGGGCCATATTAGAGGCTAAGCCCAAGCTTCTTGAGATAGCCAACTCTAAGGACCCAGTGCTCGTGAGGCTTGGGGGAGGTGCCAGGGATATCGAGACCCGCATCATAGAGACAGAGGCTGGGAGGATGTTCATAATCCATGTCCTGGTGGACTGCAGGGACGCCATGGGAGCCAACGCAGTCAACACGATATGCGAGTCATTAGCCCCATATGTCGAAGACCTCTCAGGGGGGAGGGTTCTGCTTCGGATAATCTCCAACCTAGCCGACCGGAGGCTCGTCAGGGCTGAGGCTCTGGTTAGAAAGGAGGACCTGGGCGGTGAAGGGGTTGTGGATGACATCGTAAGGGCTTGGGCCTTCGCCGACGCCGACCCATACAGGGCAGCCACGAATAACAAGGGGATAATGAACGGCGTAATAGCCGTCGCCCTAGCCACGGCTCAGGATCATAGAGCCTTGGAGGCCGGAGCCCACGCCTATGCCGCCAGAGATGGACACTACCGATCCCTGAGCAGATGGTCGAAGAATGAGGATGGAGACCTTGTCGGTTTCCTAGAGATGCCAATGGCAGTCGGAACCGTGGGGGGAGCCACTAGAACCCACCCCATCGCCAGGACAGCCCTAAAGATTCTAGGGGTCTCCTCCGCTAGGGAACTCGCCGAGGTAATGGCAGCAGTTGGACTCGCTCAGAACCTAGGGGCCCTCAGGGCTCTAGTCCAGGAGGGGATCCAGAAAGGGCATATGAGGCTGCACGCGAGGAACCTCGTCATCATGGCTGGAGCGGAGGGAGAGATTATAGACAAGGCCGTCGACCTACTCGTTGAATCTGGAGAGATCCGTTTCGACAGGGCACAGGAGATCGTAAGAAGATTAAAGGAGGAAGGAAAATAGGATAGCTCTCTTATGCTAAACGGCTTCTCTTATCGATCTCCTAAATCCCTTAGAAATGGGTATGCCGACCCACAACCTACCCGAGATACTAAGCTGACCAAAATCCACCCTTCGAAAATTAAAAGTCCTCATGGAGTCCAGCTTAA
This window contains:
- a CDS encoding pantetheine-phosphate adenylyltransferase encodes the protein MEARLKLVSVGGTFDALHIGHHALLLEAFNVAERVIIGLTSDEFARAMHKDHHVDCYEKRLKELKQFLSENGLLGRAEIIPLDDPYGPTVDSEEMEGIVVSEETEWRAEEINQLRTKRGLKPLLIFCIKMILAEDGKPVSSTRIRRQEVDRFGRLIG
- a CDS encoding hydroxymethylglutaryl-CoA reductase, degradative, with the translated sequence MAELSSRISGFYRLGLEERLKVIASRTGLSKEEMENLRSGGGLSLEVADRMIENVIGTMAYPFAVAVNFRINGRDYLVPMVLEEPSVVAAASNMARLMREGDGIKAWSSEPIMIGQIQVVEVPDMEKAERAILEAKPKLLEIANSKDPVLVRLGGGARDIETRIIETEAGRMFIIHVLVDCRDAMGANAVNTICESLAPYVEDLSGGRVLLRIISNLADRRLVRAEALVRKEDLGGEGVVDDIVRAWAFADADPYRAATNNKGIMNGVIAVALATAQDHRALEAGAHAYAARDGHYRSLSRWSKNEDGDLVGFLEMPMAVGTVGGATRTHPIARTALKILGVSSARELAEVMAAVGLAQNLGALRALVQEGIQKGHMRLHARNLVIMAGAEGEIIDKAVDLLVESGEIRFDRAQEIVRRLKEEGK